A region from the Paraburkholderia youngii genome encodes:
- a CDS encoding Ohr family peroxiredoxin yields MEKIEKVLTAGNSHATVNRDPAAQRGEYGVYDLKLTAPGVESLDYIGTEPHPRAEQLFAGAWSACYTTVFGMAAQLNKVTLPPDYSVDIRVNIGQTGAAWFLGAEFDIRVPGVDKEVVEKIAHLAHQICPYSKSVRGNIEVSTNIVTA; encoded by the coding sequence ATGGAAAAGATCGAAAAAGTCCTCACTGCAGGCAACTCCCACGCCACGGTCAATCGCGACCCCGCTGCACAGCGCGGCGAGTACGGCGTCTATGACTTGAAGCTAACCGCGCCTGGCGTCGAGTCGCTCGACTATATCGGCACCGAACCGCACCCGCGAGCCGAGCAGCTGTTTGCCGGCGCCTGGTCGGCCTGCTACACCACCGTGTTCGGCATGGCGGCCCAACTGAACAAGGTCACGCTGCCGCCCGACTATTCCGTGGACATCCGGGTGAACATCGGGCAGACCGGGGCCGCGTGGTTCCTCGGCGCCGAGTTCGACATCCGCGTGCCCGGTGTGGACAAGGAAGTCGTCGAGAAAATTGCGCACCTGGCTCATCAGATCTGCCCGTACTCGAAGTCGGTGCGCGGCAACATCGAGGTCAGCACCAACATCGTCACGGCGTAA
- a CDS encoding Ohr family peroxiredoxin, with amino-acid sequence MTRIDQVLFSGNSHATVNHDPELQRGEHGVLDLKLSALNGESRDFIATELHPRAEQMFAGAWSACYISAFEIAASLRKVTLPSDYSVDIKVSIGTVGNGFCLGAQFTIRAPGLAAEVVEAIANRAHQICPYSKAVHGNIEVSLNVVTA; translated from the coding sequence AAGTCCTCTTTTCAGGCAACTCCCACGCCACGGTCAATCACGACCCTGAGCTCCAGCGCGGTGAGCACGGCGTGCTCGACCTCAAGCTCTCGGCGCTCAACGGTGAAAGCCGCGATTTCATTGCCACCGAGCTGCACCCGCGAGCCGAGCAGATGTTTGCCGGGGCATGGTCAGCCTGTTACATCAGCGCCTTCGAAATTGCGGCCTCGCTGAGGAAGGTCACGCTGCCGTCGGACTATTCGGTGGACATCAAGGTCAGTATCGGCACGGTCGGCAACGGGTTCTGTCTCGGCGCGCAGTTCACCATCCGTGCGCCGGGTCTGGCAGCGGAAGTCGTCGAGGCGATCGCGAACCGCGCCCACCAGATCTGCCCGTACTCGAAGGCCGTGCACGGCAACATCGAGGTCAGCCTGAACGTCGTGACAGCGTGA
- a CDS encoding MarR family winged helix-turn-helix transcriptional regulator codes for MKPKDQLAPENLMLSDYLCFAVYSANLAFGKAYKPILEELGLTYPQYIAIIALWEEDHQTVSGLGAKLFLESNTLTPMLKKLEAMGYLERQRDPGDERQVRISLTKSGRRLREKALKMNPVETGLASDEFAKIQASVVTLRNNLIKSVQNDE; via the coding sequence ATGAAACCCAAGGATCAACTGGCACCCGAAAATCTGATGCTTTCCGATTACCTGTGCTTTGCGGTCTACTCCGCGAACCTGGCTTTTGGCAAGGCATACAAGCCGATACTCGAGGAACTTGGGCTTACCTACCCGCAATACATCGCGATCATTGCGTTGTGGGAGGAGGACCACCAGACCGTCAGCGGTCTTGGCGCCAAGCTGTTTCTCGAGTCCAACACGCTTACGCCAATGCTGAAGAAGCTCGAGGCGATGGGCTATCTGGAAAGACAACGCGATCCGGGCGACGAGCGCCAGGTGCGGATCAGTCTCACGAAGAGCGGCCGGCGGCTACGCGAAAAAGCCCTGAAGATGAACCCCGTCGAGACGGGCCTTGCGTCCGACGAGTTCGCGAAAATTCAGGCATCGGTCGTGACGTTGCGGAACAATCTCATCAAGTCAGTCCAGAACGACGAATGA